The Calothrix sp. PCC 7507 DNA segment CGTCGAAACAGGCTTAACCGATCAAGTACTCGACGATCCCCAACATCCTTACACCCAACTACTAGTCAGCGCCGCCTTAAATCAGTAAAGACGCGATTAATCACGTCTCTACTGATAACTGATAACTGTTCACTGATAACTGATATGAATACCCTCCTAAAAGTTGAAAACTTACAAAAAAGCTTCACCCTGCATCAACAAGGAGGAGTCCACTTAAAAGTACTCCAAGACATATCTCTAAGCGTCAACACAGGTGAATGCGTCGCCCTTTCCGGAACATCCGGCTCAGGTAAATCCACATTTATGCGTTGCTTATACGCCAACTACCGCGCCGATAGTGGTGCCATCTGGGTAAAGCATCAAGAAAACTGGATAGATTTGTGCCAACTTCCAGCCCATGAAATCTTAGCAGTGCGAAAAAACACCATTGGCTACGTCAGCCAGTTTCTGAGAGCAATTCCTAGAGTTCCCGCCTTAGAAGTGGCTGCAGAACCACTTTTAGAACTAGGAATCAAAACAGAAGCTGCTTTCACCACAGTCAAAAACTTATTCCATCGCCTCAACCTCCCAGAAAGACTATGGCATCTTTCCCCCACCACCTTTTCCGGAGGTGAAAAGCAACGGGTAAATATCGCCCGCGCCCTCGCCGTTAACTATCCAATTTTGCTGTTAGATGAACCCACTTCAGCCCTAGACACCACCAATCGCCAAGTAGTCATCGAACTTCTAGAAGAACTGAAAGCTAAAGGCTGCGCGCTGATTGGGATTTTTCACGACGCAGAAGTACAGTCCCAACTTTGTAACCGGGAATTAACCTTTGGTAACTGATAACTGATAACTGATAACTGATTTAAGCCATGAATGAGCAAGTTTACACCAACTATCGCTTGCAACTTCCCCACAAAGAAGTGCTAGGTACTCTTGTAGTGCGGGATGGATTGATTGCGGACATTCAGCCAGGAGTCGTGAATCATGGTCAAAATGGTCAGGGAGACTATCTCTTACCAGGGTTAATAGAGCTACACACCGACAACCTAGAACGCTGTATGTCGCCCCGTCCAGGGATTCGCTGGCCCTTAGAAGCCGCTGCAGTTTATCATGACCGAGATTTAGCCAGTGCGGGAGTGACAACTGTGTGTGATGCGATCGCTATTGGTGATATCGCTGCTGGTTCGCCTCGCTTAAGCAACTTCGCCCCGATGATTGATGTCATCTCCCAAGGACAAAAAACCGGACGCTTTGGTGTAGAACATCGGATACACCTACGTTGTGAATTGGCTTGTGAAGATGTTTATGAGAGTACCGCCCAATACGCAGACAATCCGCTTTTATCCATGATTTCCCTTATGGATCATACACCGGGACAGCGGCAATTTATTCGCCTAGACAAGTTCAAAGAATATTACATTGGCAAACACGG contains these protein-coding regions:
- the phnL gene encoding phosphonate C-P lyase system protein PhnL, which codes for MNTLLKVENLQKSFTLHQQGGVHLKVLQDISLSVNTGECVALSGTSGSGKSTFMRCLYANYRADSGAIWVKHQENWIDLCQLPAHEILAVRKNTIGYVSQFLRAIPRVPALEVAAEPLLELGIKTEAAFTTVKNLFHRLNLPERLWHLSPTTFSGGEKQRVNIARALAVNYPILLLDEPTSALDTTNRQVVIELLEELKAKGCALIGIFHDAEVQSQLCNRELTFGN